catttgacagtagACCACCATGGAGTTTTTTGAGTTGCGCCGAGAGGATCCGGAGGCCAGcgaacctccttttgagcccacccgttcccccccccccccccacgtaacTAAAAAAAACTCCATGGTGGTCAACTGACCCCACTCTCCCCTTCCAcaaaatccctggtggttcagtggatcCCCTCCCAACTTCCCCCCCCCTGGtgccccacaacccccccaaaTCAAaactccatggtggtccagtggaccgcaAACCCCCTCACATTCCCCCAGGCCAAAAGAAAACCCTGATGGGTCtcaagtctccccccccccctcactcttatgactccctcccatcctctctcccctccccatatcTTCAAAACATTAGAGGCAGGAGGGCAGAAGGAATACCTCCTTCCTCTGGGCCTGACCTTcataaaatggtggcacccagcccctgcctggtgcatcctgggatgcactaagAGGGGCTAAGCACCATGTAAGGCATTTTTGTTTCCTTATGTGGTGCTTGGGCCCTCTAAGCGAATCCCAAGGTGCACTGGGCAAGGGCTGGGGGCCGCCCGTTTGCAAAGAGCAGGCACAGAGGCAGCAGGGAAGAGGTAGTGTTCCTGCCTCCAACATTTTAAAGGTATAGGGAGGAGATGGGGGGTCACTAGAGTGAGGGGGGGCTCGAGAGGAATCCACTGGACCATCAAGGGGTTTTTGGGGCCTGGGGGTGTGGGGAAGTCAGGAGgggtccactgaaccaccagggatttttagtTCTGAGGGTCACgggggcattggggggggggttgggagaaggTCCATTGGACCTCCCTGGATTTTTGATTTGGGTGGGGTCATGGGGGGGTCGAGAGGTGATTTTTTATGGGGAAAGTGCAGCGAGGTAGGGAGCGGAAGCAGGTAGCCTTTGCATCTGCCTCGATTTCCCTCCTCTCCAACAGCTCCAGAGCTGCTGTAAAATCCAGCTTATTAAAgctaggtgctcctttctgtgcattgcacggaatgctcattataatactaatgagctcattgtaatacatctGCATTGGATTCTTGGTAGCTGCTAACGGCACGCattagagccacggaaaacccttttgtgcattaaCTGCTtaataacgtttgctttagaccaggTACAACCAGTCTAAAGAAAGCATTGCAAGctcagtaagctttgtgcatcggttcctaagtgctttgaaaatattcctcGACATACGGCAGAAATGAAGTCACCAGAGGATGAGGAGGATGCCTACTTAAGTGCAGTTCAActaccacactgagcaggagatgaACAAAGTTGACTAAACAGAGATATACAAGAATCAGAAATTGTACAGGCAATCATGTGTATGGCTTCTGGGAAGGCACCAGGAGAAGATATTTTTCCAATGGAATTCTATAAATCTATGCAGGGGCAGGAATTACATAAGAATAACATAATGAAACCACAAATTTTAATGTTCTCACAATATGCTTCATGTTGTTAAGACAGATTCAAAAGAccacatttataaaaaaaaagaacgcTTTTAAAtacttcaaacttttttttataaagcTTAGCACTTGCACCTCCCTTCCATTCACCTCTTCTTagttttcctttctccttttatcTAGTTAGATACTGGAGGATGCTGTCCTCTTTACAGTACGCCATCTTTGTATGGTTTTGTtctggatccacagaagcttagctgaaattgggtggcgggaggaagaggggttggtggttgagaggctaggataggggagggcagacttatacggggtctgtgccagagccggtgatgggaggcgggactggtggttgggaggcgggaaatactgctggacagacttatacggtctgtgccctgaaaaagacaggtacaaatcaaggtaaggtatacacatatgagtttatcgtgggcagactagatggaccgtgcaggtctttttctgccgtcatctactatgttactatgttactttgctaGTAACTGAATCTTCTGAGAGAGAAGTCATGCATGTCTTGAAAAGCCAGACCAAGTCAGATTCTGAAGTGGTTTTCCTGGTGTTTTGCCTGTTCTTTATGGCATCATTCTTGATTGCCATGAATGTCTTGAATCGGAGGCAGCTTAATGTGGTTCTGTGGTCTAGAAAGACTTGACCCTCTGTATAGAAAGGATTTCATGAGTGTTTTGTGAGGCTGATTCTCTGTTTCTTTTAAATGTTTGAACCTGCCGCCATGAAGATGGATTGTACAGGCTCCTTGACGTTGGGCTCtgacgtgggaaggaggaaagaTGCCGCCCTGACAGGAAAATATCAAGAAAGACATTGATAAAGCCGAGGACATTATTTCTAACATTCCAGGAAAAGTTTCAGTCTGGAGAGGCCTTTGTTTTGTGTGAAGGAAAACACTACCAATAGAAGATTAATAATATATTTTCTACTAACTAATTACAAAAATGGTGTAGTGCTGGAGCAGTTTGAAAAAGGCAAATTCAATGGTCTGCACTAGGAAATGATGTGCTCTTCCCGTGAAAACAACATTTGCAATGAGAAAATTCAGCTTCTAGTTTTTGAGCAGAAGGATGTCACTTTTCTTTCTTATGGCGTATGATGGAGTTGGTTTCAAGTAGGTGGTTTGTTGGTCTGGCCATGAGAGGAAAAGGTAAGTGGCAAGTTGGCTCCTATAGACTAGCAAAGGACCTTCTAGACATaaagtaaataaatcaataacatTCAGTCTGGAGTATATTTCTCCCCTGAAGTGTGTGGATGATTAACTCCTTGAAGGTTGGTTTATTTAAAAGCAGAGGGTGTTATCTGAACATTCGTGTGACACTCCCCCACAGTTATCCCAAGTTAAGAATCCCAGTCTTAAAAATTTCTTCTTAATATGAAAATAGGCCTTAAACCCCCAAAACCTTGTCAGATTTCTTAACAGAGACAAGAAGAGTAGCATAAGTGAGGATCTCATCCAAAGAAGATTCTGGCAAAACTGACACATCCAAGATATTCATAACATAGTACtgatattacatattgtaattactcAAGCCTCATTTATTTTGCtgttactacttaatgtatattATCCTGCATCacttttttgtactgttaatcacaataagttgttagccacattgaatctgatctattgggataatgtgggatatacattaaaaaatattgCCACTCACAAGCTTCTTTTCTGAGCCATGacattttttttgtgtttctatTCTGCCTCATTTTATTTACTGTAAATCCTGTGCACACTCTAGGAAGAAATCTTGCACCTCACAGTATGCCATAAGCATAGTTAGCGGAGATGGCTGAGGTAGAGCCTCATATATACAAGCCTCTTCTATGGTCAAAGAGTTTTGATTAGATGTCCTATGTATATCTGTATCTAAAACCAGCTTCTAGACACTGTGGAGGAGCAGGGAATCCTTGGTAGATTCTGGAACTGAATGAGCTTGTGaatgtagatggggggggggggggggagaagattcGAACTGAGAATCTGACAACAGGAGGGAATATAAATAAAGGGAGAATTTTTGGACATGGGGacgggagggaaggaaagaaatactgcacaaggggagagggagaaatgttggacatgggagtggaggggagggaaggataaatgctgcatggggatgggggaagaaagagagatacataagtacataagtattgccatactgggaaagactaaatgtccatcaagcccagcattctgtttccaacagtggccaatccaggtcacaaatacctggcaagatccccaaaaagtacaaaacattttatactgtttatcccagaaatagtggattttccccaagtccatttaaaaacggtctatggacttttcctttaggaagccatccaaacctttttaaaactccgctaagctaaccacctttacccctttaccacattctccaagctgaagagccctagccgcttcagcctttcctcatagagaaatcatcccatcccctttatcatttttgttgcccttctctgcaccttttctacttccatagaccgttattaaatggacttggggaaaatccactatttctgggataagcagaataaaatgttttgtacatttttgggatgttgtcgggtatttgtgacctggattggccactgttgaaaacaggatgctgggcttgatggacctttggtctttcccagtatggaaatacttatgtaaatATGGCAAGCCACTCATGTGTCTGCAATTGAGAGGCCCTCTAGCTAGttttaagcggggggggggggggggggtggagggatgaCAAGGGAGAACAGAAATTGGCTGGTGTTACTCTGATGTAACGTGACtagataaattttatttatttatttattttgttgcatttgtatcccacattttcccacctatttgcgggctcagtgtggcttacaatacattgtaaatgatggaaatacgatttgttacaactcagttatggattacattatgagaagTTATGCGGAGACAAAgtcaataaagaaaaacaaagccCATGTCTCCTTATAATAAGAGAAAGTTTAgcactttttttcctcttttttttttttttttaacattctttcTGTTTGTAACTTGCAGCATGACCCCTTCCTTCGGTGGTGCTGCTTTTCTCAGGGGTGATTTCCCCCCACATACAAAcattacataacatagtagatgacggcagaaaaagacctgcacggtccatccagtctgcccaacaagataacttataGATGACAAGAACTTAGGTTTCATCTGTAGTTTCTGTACCTTAATAACTGGAGAAGAAAGAAACATAATTTACAGCAAAGGCTCAGAAGGTAGAAGGAGACTAGCAGATCTTTGGAGCAGAAGACACACCAATAGCGACGATAACTATGGATCAAAAACTATTCTTTTTTTGGCTGAGGTGCCAGAAGGGCAAATTAAGATCAACTGATACCCTTAAGCGCAGCTCAGCAATGGTGTACCTTGGCCTTTCCATTGCTTAAGTGAAAAGACATTATGACTCAATGAATGCTGTGAAATATCATTATGATACCaaacaaaacatcatatatatttacaatggtagaaaaacactgaaatttcATGCTGGATAATGGGTGAGGCAGccggcagtgaaagagttaaggggacaaactctgtggtgccccccttcccttggtgccctaagctcctgcttattttgcttaatggttaatcaaAGAGTTGGGTGCCAGGAGTGAGGGTCAATTGGGGATGCAAAGAatgagagagggtagatgagctGGGGAAAATGTGCCCTGCGCAGCTACCTCAGAACAGATAATTGAAATATTGAGAGATctgagataataataataatataaaggtTTTGAGCAGAGCAGGATGActcattttgaaagagaagggagaaggTAGGGGTAATACAACAGCTCTGCTTGGTCTCATTGTTTTAACTGTTATGGACCAAATTGTATGTAAAGTATATGTTATTTGTGTACTTTTATGCAGTTGTTATGAATTTAATTTTATACAGCAAGTTAAGACCAGCGAGCTTTTAACAGCAGATAATCaatgggggagaagagagacagatctgGCCTCACAGTAGAAGCGAATGATCAGACGGTGGGGAGGGTGTGGTTGAAAGGTGTATCCAGGGGGCACTGGGGATAATATGAACCTGAACGACTGTTCCAAAAGTCTTCCAAAACTAAGACAGACCAGTAGAACTCTGGACAAGCACGAAATCAGGACTGTCGGACTCATTTTCTGCTATTGGTGCACTGTATAATTCTGGGCTggggagtgtgtgtggggggtttgTAAAACGGACAACGAGCACAGGGTGAGATGGAGTGAAAGAAGCACATGATGAAACAAAGATCAAATGAAAAGCCCAGGGAGACAGAAACAAAATGTGCGGGCTGAGCCAGAGAGGTGGCTGCATCCTTACCTTAACTGGGTGCAGATAACCATCACCTCCCAGGGCTCCCAGCACTTCAGAGGCAGGGCCAGGCTCAGTGTCAGGGGCTCCCTCCTCCTGCAAGCTGCGGGTCAGGTGGGCTATGTATGTGGTGGCCAAGATGAGCACGTCTAGTTTGGAGAGCTTGGTGTCTGGGGGGACCGAGGGCAGCGTTTTCTGCAGCTCCAGGAAGGCGTGCCGGAGGGTCTGTACCCGGCTCCTCTCTCGGGCCGCGTTGGCAGCGGCTGGTCGTCCTCCTGCCCCTGCAGGCTCCAGCCCTCCTGTCTGATGCCCAGGCTGTGCTGGCACTGCAGTACAGGGCGCTGCCACCTGGTCATTCCCTCTGCGGCCTGGGCAGCACAGAGGCTCCAGCTCAGAGCTGCAGGGCATCTCCTCCGCGGTGGGTAGCTGAGGCTTCACCTTTTCTACCATGACAGCTTTGCAGGGTCCCGGGCAACCTAAAAGCAACCAACAGAGAGAACACAGTGCAAGAAGGTCTGCTGCATTCACTGGGCTGTTTCCTCACAATTGAAGAAATGCTTTTTACATGGAAAAACCTGGATGTAACCCCCAAATAGGCCAGGTTAGCTAGATCAAATAAGTGATATCAAAGAGGAGAGGAAATAATAACATAAATCCGGAGAACTTGGAGTAACAAACCAGTTCAAATAATCACCGGAATgaaaatttaaaagttcttaaatCACCCAAATTcgaattgactttttttttttcttataacgTTATTTTTATGTGCTCAATTTAATATCTCTCATATTTATAATCATCGCAAAATGTGCGATGATTATAAATATGGGGATATGATTATAAATATGGGGTTATGAAATTTAGACCATTAAGGTCTGTGAATGTCCTTAAAAGTCAGAATTTGGGTGATTGAGTAAATTTGAAGTTTTCATTCCGGAGATTATTTAAACTGGTTTGTTAGATCAAATAAGTGAGCAAAGACAGACTCCAGCAAAAGTTGGGTAGGGCTGGGTGCTATAATTTCTTACATTTTAGAAATGCATTTCAAAGCAGAGTGACAGAAACTGAGGGGCAGAGCAGTGGAGCGGGAGTGTAAGAGGATCACTTTAACAACTGATATATAAACTCATCACTTTCCTGAACTTCAGTCTCGGAACCAGTATTATACAGACGGGCAGGACAGAGACAAGTTACACTGTACTCATGGAAATACAGATTGGTAGGGATTGATatcttagttaaaaaaaaaccttggaaAGATGTGAAACATGCGTTTTTTTACCTTCATCTTACATTTGACCTGTGTGTTCTGTTCCTGTACTAATCTGAGATTTTCTGACTGGGTTTATGGAAAGATTTAGCAGTCGAGTCTGATCTATTTGTGCGAGGGTCATAATATGCTTTAAAATCATATTGAATTATTGGAGTGTTCGGTCACCAACACGCCAAATTTCCTAAGACTTAGGAATTTATTATGCAGGTAAAAATATAGTCACTTGTATGTAAGCGGTTTTGGTCTTCACACTACATACATAATTTAAACGTTGTCACACAAAgaagaggcgctgtgagggcatGTAAGATATGGACATGTTATTTTAGACTGCTAGCTTGTGTCATGTAGAAATTCTGCACATCCAGACCACACAGCGCCCTGAacataggtcttcagtgattctGCAGGAAAGCAAAACGCCTACAAATACTTTcttgttttaaattaaatttaattacttTTTCAGTATTGTTTTATGTATGTTATATTATATTATGTTATGCTAATATACTGTATCCCTTAGACACTCATTGTAAGAACAATGTGGGAAAACTTCTGTAGCTTCTGTATAAGAGAAACACCTGGAAACAACTATGAAAAAGAACATTTGGAAACGTAATCATTAAAAGGTAAAAATGACATTTTGTTGCAAAACAGCTGGTTGTTTGGGAATTGGTGTatagatatttttgtttttgttctttttttttatttttaggctTGACAGTTTTGGTTGatgtttattgtatttttttgttcAGTTGTTTAATGTGAATGGTTTTAATTGTACTCTTAGGATATTAGTGTGTATGTTGGATAAGTGGTgtataaaaatctttaaaaacataaaaagtaaTTAAAGTGTGGTATTTATGCAGGCTTTGCTCTGATGTCCATTGGGAACATGACTGGTGGTGGAGATAGTATTTTGTAGGGCTAATTGAATACACTATTACATTAAAACAGAAAGCTAACAGCTGCACCACAAACACGTTTTCAATGGACAACAGAGCAAAAACTGTATCTGTATTAACAGTAAATTAGTCCATTCAAAAGATATTGCctgatattttgtattttttaaatgtggtttccgttatttctgtgcattcaagCGGGCTAAACTGAAGCAATTGGTGATTTGTAAGCGCTCGTTTGGGTGGTAGCTATTACCACTGAGAATCTCCAGCACAGCCCTAGCAAGCGTTTCCTTTGTAAACTATCCGTTTAAAACCCTTCCCCATATAATTTTAGCTATATCTGAGACTTTCTAGAAGGGGAAATTGATCAGAATAAAATTAAGGGTTTTGCTGATCGAAGGGAGGAGGTTtatacagaaaaataaaactcATTCCCTTCTGCTTCCTTCCTCTACCCAAAACGTAATCTGATTTTCAGATTAGCGAACACAGGATAAAACAGGCTGAAATTAACCCGTAGTGTTGAAAACAGCTACTGGCTGCccgttttttgtttggttttcaaataatttattgacccatcaaataaaaaaatataacaaCATTCTTAGATTAAAAATCACATTCACCAcagataaaaatacaaatataatcaAATAAGACAATTAgaaattatatattaaaaaaaaactaaaagataCTGTAAACGCAGGACAATCATGCTGTTCTAGTCGTGAATTTTAGGCACCCACCCTTAACTATTTCTAACAGCATGGGAgcgttaaagattttttttaggagtCACACTTCCTCTCACAATTCCATGAGATTTCTGAACATTGTTTAATCAGCAGAACATTGCATATAACactttaaaaatgaattaaattatccccctcccccacctttgtTCTTTGGAGCTTTCAGTAGGTCGTAAATGAGTCCTATATAGTTTTAGATGGACATCATTCCCCCCTGTTTAGAACTACAGAAAGAGACCCCAGCGTTATTCAGAAATTCTGTTTAGCAGTATTTTTAGTTTAACAGAATAATTAGCAGTTTAAACATCTATTTATTAGCGCGTATTACAAACAGGAGCTTTGGGTTTCTCTGACTTCATCCCTGCCTCGATCAGTCCCTCTCAGCTCCTGAGGATCCGAGCCTCCTTCGCGATGTGAACTACATATCCCCACCTTAagaaatgtataaaatataagtccataagtattgccatactggcaaagaccaaaggtccatcaagccccagcatcctgtttacaacagtggccaatccagatcacaaatgcctgtcaagatcccaaaaaagtacaaaacattctatactgcttatcccagaaatagtggattttccccaagtccatttaataacggtctatggacttttcctttaggaagccgtccaaactttttaaaactcggctaagctaaccgcctttaccacattctctggcaacgaattccagagtatgggTTAAGAAATGCACTTCTGGGATCAGGAGTATACTTTGCCTTTATCTCTAAACTCCTGAAAAGTTTCGTTTTAGGATTTCTCTTCTCTGAATCAGAGGAGCCCATTAGTGGGAAATAATGAGGTAATGGGTTTCAATATGAAACTGTTGATATTCCCCATTTGTTGGTGATGCTTATCAACAAAAAGAGGTTTATCACAATTCCCGATCTTCTTTCATTTCTGAGATTTCTGAACATTTTCAGTTTCTAATAAAATTAGATTAGAAATTGGCGGCAATTTTAGTTCCTTTTAGTGTTATACTGAGGCAATGATAacacaaagcaaagaattaaactTGAATACCCACTTTTGATCTGTGTGACTCTGCATTTGCTTGTTTTCTTCCCGGTTGGAGTGAAATATACGATTAAGATTTGAAAATTGTTTACTCATACCTGAGTAAATATTTCATATTATTTGTCTTCCAGCGCAGATGCTTGATTATCTGATCTTGCAATAGGCGTGCAGTTACAGACGTTTATGTTcaaaaggaaattaaagaaagaaaaagtggTTCTTCACTTAAGTGC
This genomic interval from Microcaecilia unicolor chromosome 1, aMicUni1.1, whole genome shotgun sequence contains the following:
- the TCF24 gene encoding LOW QUALITY PROTEIN: transcription factor 24 (The sequence of the model RefSeq protein was modified relative to this genomic sequence to represent the inferred CDS: inserted 1 base in 1 codon), which gives rise to MVEKVKPQLPTAEEMPCSSELEPLCCPGRRGNDQVAAPCTAVPAQPGHQTGGLEPAGAGGRPAAANAARERSRVQTLRHAFLELQKTLPSVPPDTKLSKLDVLILATTYIAHLTRSLQEEGAPDTEPGPASEVLGALGGDGYLHPVKKWPMRSRLYTGATGQFLHHSEXENPDQGETSAKSQS